The region ACGCGTCCGTGGACTGGGTCATCTCCAACTGCGTCATCAACCTGTCCCCGGAGAAACACAGGGTATTCCGTGAGATCCATCGCGTGCTGAAGCCGGGGGGCAGGATGCTGGTCTCGGACATCGTCGCAAAGGAGTTGCCGGAGGAGCTGCGCGATATTCCGGCACTCCACTCCTACTGCATCGCGGGCGCGGTCAGCGAGGAGGAGTACCTGGCGGGGCTGCGCCATGTCGGGATGGCGGATGTCGAAGTGAAGGACCGGCTGGTGTACGACGCCGTCCGGATCGCCGGATTCGCGGCTTCGACGCTCGCGCAGGATTACGAATGCGGGACGCAAATCCCGTTGGACCGCATCCTGGATTTCGCGCGCGCCCTGGAAGGCAAGGTCTGGAGCGCCAAGGTCTACGGGAGGAAACCGGATTGAGGTGACGTCCTAAGGACGGCACCGTTGCCCGGCGGATCCGCCAAGGCGGACCCGCCGGGCAACTTCAGGATCAGAACGAAGATCCGGTTGAGGGGACTTGCGGCCTTCTTGTCTCTCAGGTCGAGAGGAAACCGCCATCCGTTACCAACGCATGACCGGCGATGAACGAGGCATCCCCGGATGCCAACCATACTACGGCTTGCGCAATTTCCCCGGGTCTCCCCAGTCGCCCGATCGGCAATCCTTCCGCCACCGCCGACATGTCGGCGATACGGGAACCGAGCATCATCGGTGTTTCCACCCGGCCCGGAACGATCGCGTTGATCCGGATCCCTTTTCGGGTGTACTCCATCGCCGCCGATTTCGTAAGCGAGATGACGGCGCTCTTCGAGGCCGAATAGAGGGAAAGACCAGGATTGGAATTCCGGATCCCGCTCACCGATGCATTGTTGATGATCACCCCGCCACCCGACTCCAGCATCGCGCGTATCTCGTATTTCATGCAGAAAAACACGCTTCGCGCATTGGTATGGAATATGTGGTCGAACATCCGGTCTTCCTGGTCGGCGATCAATGTACGTTCTTCCTGGCAGGCGGCGTTGTTGAATGCGATATCGATGCGACCGAAGCGCCCGATTGCGAACCGGACCAGCGACTGGATATCGGTGGAGCTGGTAACATCCGTCCGCTGGAACTCGGCAATCCCTTCCCTGCCGCGGATTTCCCCGACGGTGCGTTCGCCCGCCTCGCGGTTTCTGTTTGCGACGACGACGGAGGCGCCGAGTCGGGAAAACGCAAGCGCTGCCGCCTTGCCGATTCCTGAGCCCCCACCCGTCACGATCACCGCTTTATTCCTGAATTCCTGTGGATCCATGCCTGCTCACCCTTCCGTAGTCAGATGATGCGCCCCATCTTCGGATTATATCCGTACCGGGCTTGCCTGTTTCATCTCCAGCGCGGTCAGGCTCGCGAGGGCATGTTGTCTTCTTTCGTAAGGCACCCCGAAGGCAACGCTCCCCGGGGTGCCTCGCGCGAATGATGTACGCTCAGTCGATGTACCTGGAAAAGATGAAATCGCTGTCTTTGGCTTTCTTATGGCACTCGAAGCATGCCTTCACCGGGTCGATCTCCTTCGGCATTCCATCCGGTCCGAGTGCGGAATAGACCCAACCGCCGGTCTTCGTGGCTTTCCCGTCCTTCTTCATGAATCCGACCTTGATTTTCTTCCCTTGCATCGTCCCGCCGTCCTTCGTCTCCAATTCGTGGAAGGAGCAGGCAAACTCGGCCCCGTCGTTGTAGCTCCCGCCCGCTTTCAAGATCGGAAGAGCGAGGCTGTTGGCGTATATGTTGTGGATCCCGTAAAGCCCGTTGCTCCTGTCGACGATGACCATCGACTTGGTATGGGTCCAGGAGCGGAACTCTCCTGCGGGGCCCCTCACGTACTCGGAGGCCGGAACGACCGTGGCGCCCAGAAGAACGGCCAACCCGATACAGACAACGATCCGGACGAGGTATCCCGTGGATCCGATCTTTTTCATGACAATCCTCCGCAACAGGCCGACTTCCTCGTCCCCTCCGGAACCTGTGCGGCCTCCATCAGCCCGGAGGAATAGGCGTCCATCTTGGCCGATGCGCCTTTGCGGACCCGTTTCCCGAC is a window of bacterium DNA encoding:
- a CDS encoding glucose 1-dehydrogenase, which produces MDPQEFRNKAVIVTGGGSGIGKAAALAFSRLGASVVVANRNREAGERTVGEIRGREGIAEFQRTDVTSSTDIQSLVRFAIGRFGRIDIAFNNAACQEERTLIADQEDRMFDHIFHTNARSVFFCMKYEIRAMLESGGGVIINNASVSGIRNSNPGLSLYSASKSAVISLTKSAAMEYTRKGIRINAIVPGRVETPMMLGSRIADMSAVAEGLPIGRLGRPGEIAQAVVWLASGDASFIAGHALVTDGGFLST
- a CDS encoding cytochrome P460 family protein; the encoded protein is MKKIGSTGYLVRIVVCIGLAVLLGATVVPASEYVRGPAGEFRSWTHTKSMVIVDRSNGLYGIHNIYANSLALPILKAGGSYNDGAEFACSFHELETKDGGTMQGKKIKVGFMKKDGKATKTGGWVYSALGPDGMPKEIDPVKACFECHKKAKDSDFIFSRYID